CAGCAGCGCCGATCCGTCAGGCGGCACCCCGCGTAATCTGCTCGGCTTCAAGGACGGCACGGGGAATCCGGACGTCACCGATGAGACGCAGATGCGAAATATCGTCTGGAACGGCAGTGCCGATGGCCCGGCCTGGATGAACGGGGGCACGTATCTTGCGCTGCGCCGCGTACGATTCCGTATTGAGGTCTGGGACCGCTCCTCGCTGAGCGATCAGGAGGCCACCTTCGGACGGCACCGGCAGAGCGGCGCACCGATTGGAGCCGGGGATGAATTCGCCGAGCTGAATCTGGAAGCGGCGGATGCTACCGGCAAGCCGCTCATCCCGCCGGACTCCCATTCCGCTCTCGCCCATGGAGATGGCTTGGTCCAAATGCTGCGCCGCTCCTACTCCTATTCCAGCGGCATAGATCTCAAGACGGGACAGCTTGATGCCGGTCTGGTGTTCATCAGCTTCCAAAAGGATTTAGTGAAGCAGTTCGTCAGCATCCAGCAGCGCCTCTCCAAAAATGACCGGCTGAATGAATATATGGTTCACACCGGCAGCGCCGTTTTCGCCTGCTTCCCGGGTGTACGCGAAGGCGGCTATATCGGGGAGCTGCTGCTGGGATGACTGAATGCCTGAGAGGAATGATCCCGATGAAGATCACGGTTACACAGAGTCCATGGCGGCAGTTCAGGGCAGCGCTGCTGCTCCTCTGCCTGCTTGTGCTGCTGCCCGGCGCGCCGGCTTCTGCGTCAGGCGCGCCGCTGGATGAGCTGCTGCCGCCTGTAGGCAGCGCGCTGGTCGAGGCCGGCCAGAGCCGCTGGGAGGCGGCGGCGGCCGATGTAGAATCGTTCGCGGCGCTGTGGCGCAGCGCGAACGAGGGCACGCCGGACCCGGCACTCGCCGGTCCGGCTGCGGAGGTGGACGCCGCGCTGGCAGCCGCGGCAGAAGCCCTGGCGGACGGCGGCGGCGCACCCGCCAAGTCCGCACTGTCCACGCTCGCCCGCAGCGTGGACGCGTTCGTCACCGCCGCCGCAGGCGAAGGCGGCGGTGACACGGGCGCCGCCGGACGCGCAGCGGCGGCGAAGCTGCTGCCCGCGGCGGAGCGCACGCGGGATGCGGCACGCAGCGCCGACTGGGCCGCGGCGGCGGAAGCCTACCGCGCCGTGGTCAACGGCTGGACGCCGGCGGAACGCGGCATCCGGGCGGACAATCCCGCCGTCTACGGCTTGCTGGAGACGAAGATGAGCCTGCTGCGCATTGCGCTGCAGGCAGAGCCGGTCCGCGGGGAGGCCGCGCAGGCCGAAGCGGAAGCGCTGGTAACGCTGCTGTCCGGCTACAGTGAAGGCAAGGCCGTCGATACCGGAGGCGCGCCAGCGGAGCCGGCTTCCATTGAAGGGCTGATCAGCTATCTGAAGCAAGCTTCCGCCGCCGCCCAGGCCGGTGACAGCGCTGCCGCCGCTGATATCATGGAGCAGTTCATCGCTGCCTGGCCTTCGGCTGAAGGCCAGGTCCAGCTGGCCTCGCCCAAGGTCTATGCCAGCATTGAGAATGAGAGCACCGCCGTTACCGGCTATTTGCTCTCCAGTCCTCCGAAACTGAGCCAAGCGCTGACACTCCTGGACACGATGCTCTCGGAGCTGACACCGCTGGCCGGGGAACAGACTTATACCGCATGGGATGCGGCACTCATTCTGCTGCGCGAGGGGCTGGAGGCGATTCTTGTACTCGCCGCCTTGCTTGCCTATCTGCGCCGGGAAGCAGTACCGGCGGCCCGCCGCTGGGTCTGGTCTGGCGCGGCGGCAGGGTTGGCTGCAAGCATCGGCCTCGCCGTATTGCTGACCTACTCCCTCTCCCAAGCCGCCTCCGGTGGCGCACGCGAGCTGATCGAAGGCATCACCGGCCTCGCCGCCGTGGTCATGATGCTCACTGTCGGCCGCTGGCTGCACGGCAAATCCAGCACGGCGGCCTGGAATAAATATGTGG
This genomic interval from Paenibacillus sp. FSL H8-0332 contains the following:
- a CDS encoding FTR1 family protein, encoding MTECLRGMIPMKITVTQSPWRQFRAALLLLCLLVLLPGAPASASGAPLDELLPPVGSALVEAGQSRWEAAAADVESFAALWRSANEGTPDPALAGPAAEVDAALAAAAEALADGGGAPAKSALSTLARSVDAFVTAAAGEGGGDTGAAGRAAAAKLLPAAERTRDAARSADWAAAAEAYRAVVNGWTPAERGIRADNPAVYGLLETKMSLLRIALQAEPVRGEAAQAEAEALVTLLSGYSEGKAVDTGGAPAEPASIEGLISYLKQASAAAQAGDSAAAADIMEQFIAAWPSAEGQVQLASPKVYASIENESTAVTGYLLSSPPKLSQALTLLDTMLSELTPLAGEQTYTAWDAALILLREGLEAILVLAALLAYLRREAVPAARRWVWSGAAAGLAASIGLAVLLTYSLSQAASGGARELIEGITGLAAVVMMLTVGRWLHGKSSTAAWNKYVDRQMQGALAKGNLWYLFFIAALAILREGAETTIFYAGMAPAIDTSQLLLGIGSALVVLIILGYAIIALSARLPVAAFFRAATVLIYYLVFRFLGESLHALQIAGKLPAHNGHSLPSIGWLGMYPTWETTIPQLLILVFILWELLRGRRTANRTKAAKGITK